The following proteins are encoded in a genomic region of Leptospira langatensis:
- a CDS encoding SRPBCC family protein, whose translation MTVINYYQPDAKRDLTFERIVDVPRDLVWAAWTTPAHILKWFTPAPWQTIDCEIDLTPGGIFRTTMRSPEGEEFPNMGCYLEIVKNEKLIFTDMLEPGYKPSPGGFFTAVLTLEDHKQGTLYKVLARHKDEEARKKHEDMGFHDGWGKALDQLVAHMKAVR comes from the coding sequence ATGACAGTAATTAATTATTACCAACCGGATGCGAAGAGAGACCTGACCTTCGAAAGGATCGTAGACGTTCCAAGGGATCTGGTCTGGGCTGCCTGGACCACTCCCGCACATATCCTGAAGTGGTTCACCCCGGCTCCTTGGCAAACGATCGATTGCGAGATCGATCTGACACCGGGCGGTATCTTTCGTACCACTATGCGTTCTCCGGAAGGAGAAGAGTTCCCGAACATGGGCTGCTACTTGGAGATCGTTAAGAACGAAAAACTGATCTTTACGGATATGCTAGAGCCAGGCTATAAACCTTCTCCAGGCGGATTCTTTACTGCAGTACTTACGTTAGAAGACCATAAGCAAGGAACTCTGTATAAAGTATTGGCCAGACATAAGGATGAAGAGGCTCGGAAGAAACATGAGGACATGGGATTCCACGATGGCTGGGGAAAAGCATTGGATCAATTAGTCGCTCACATGAAAGCGGTACGTTAA
- a CDS encoding ArsR/SmtB family transcription factor: MPNQTSTLDNLFHALADPTRRSVLERLSLGPATVGELAEPFDMALPSLMQHLHVLEDSVLVSSQKVGRIRTYRLTYKQLELGELWFAKQRATWEKRLNQLDTYLLDLKEKQNDSN; the protein is encoded by the coding sequence ATGCCTAACCAAACTTCTACATTGGACAACCTCTTCCATGCATTGGCAGATCCGACCAGGCGATCCGTTTTGGAGCGTCTCAGCCTGGGTCCCGCCACAGTGGGGGAATTAGCTGAGCCTTTCGATATGGCTCTTCCTTCCCTAATGCAGCATTTACATGTGTTGGAAGACTCTGTACTTGTTAGCTCTCAAAAAGTGGGTCGGATCAGGACCTATCGGCTTACCTATAAGCAACTGGAATTGGGAGAACTATGGTTTGCGAAGCAAAGAGCGACTTGGGAGAAACGACTCAATCAGCTTGATACATACTTACTGGATCTAAAGGAGAAACAAAATGACAGTAATTAA
- a CDS encoding efflux RND transporter periplasmic adaptor subunit, giving the protein MFLSYTNRIRILVILAAALSLCTAGFLLTQKKGSDLPDLQPPHVSEDGTRIRFRQDDPGLELIKVMEVSKRGNFVNVDHPAELIKIDRGMAWIESDIPESSVGKLKESEHFDIRPLLSSNELFEGQANLNTKEVDPISRNLKVKIKFRNLGERFKVGERFLLRVKEKVNYKNIILPSISVLSVEGKNYVFLETEQREFLLKEIKLGEVDEEKSIITEGLEEGDRVVSDGAILLKGLSFGF; this is encoded by the coding sequence ATGTTTTTATCTTATACAAATCGAATACGGATCCTAGTGATCCTAGCGGCAGCCTTGTCTCTTTGCACTGCCGGGTTCTTACTGACCCAAAAAAAAGGTTCGGATCTTCCCGACCTCCAACCTCCCCATGTTTCCGAGGACGGAACTAGGATCCGATTCCGGCAAGACGATCCTGGACTAGAATTGATCAAAGTAATGGAAGTGAGTAAGCGAGGAAACTTCGTTAATGTAGATCATCCCGCTGAACTAATAAAAATAGATCGAGGAATGGCCTGGATAGAGTCGGATATCCCTGAATCCTCAGTAGGCAAACTAAAAGAGTCCGAACATTTCGATATCCGACCCCTACTCTCTTCCAATGAACTCTTCGAAGGCCAGGCAAACCTAAATACAAAGGAAGTGGATCCTATCTCCCGGAACCTAAAAGTGAAGATCAAATTCCGAAATTTAGGCGAAAGATTCAAGGTCGGAGAAAGATTTCTACTGAGAGTTAAAGAAAAGGTAAATTATAAAAACATCATACTTCCATCTATATCCGTTCTATCTGTCGAAGGAAAAAATTATGTGTTCTTGGAAACCGAACAACGTGAGTTCCTTCTAAAAGAGATCAAGCTCGGAGAAGTGGACGAGGAAAAGAGCATCATCACCGA